Part of the Cetobacterium ceti genome is shown below.
AGAATTTATAGTTTTTATTTTTTATAACAACTTGTTTTTTACCAAGCTTTAAAACTCCTTCTTTAAATATTCTGTCAATCACCATAATATTTAATCCATTATTTGTTTGTTTAATTCTAAAATTAACTAAAGCATAATTTCTATCTTCTGTTCTTGTTAAGAAAACTGGCATTTCTTGAATATGAGGATTCATAATAAAATAGGTCTTTTGCCCATCATCAAAGATTTGTACTGGAGTCCAGTTATATTCTCTTGATACAGTATAAGCATTATTTAATTCTTCTAAGTTAATTACACTAAGAGGAACTTCTTGTTCTTTTCTTCTTCTAATTTGATTTTCAATCTTTTGAGGATATAAAAAATTTATAATTGGATTATAAAAATTATGATAAGAAGAAACTATAAAGTAATACGTATTTTCATTTGTTTTAACTAATAAATCTGTTTTTAAGTTAATGTCTGTTGGTTTAATTCTTATAGAATTAATATCTTCCATAACACTCCATTGGACATTATCTCCTGTTTCTGCATATTCAACCTTTTCATTACCAAAGTTAATTATTGTTTGCCTAAGTGGCATTGCATATATTAAATACTTAACATCTTTTTGAAAAATTACTTTTGTGATCTCTTTATTCTTAGCTTCTTTTACAAGATTTATTGTCTTTGAATATGTAAATGAAGAAGCTACTAGAAAGAAAATTAAAATTATTTTCTTCATAAATATTCTCCTTATTTAATTTTCTGTTGTTGCTCCATAGATTGAGAAATATCAGTAATATATATTCCAAGAGGATTATATTTAATTTCTTCTACATTTTTTGGTCGATCGATATTAATTGTTAAAACTCCTACCATAAGATTTTTTTGTTTTAATTTTCCTGTTGAATCATAAATATTTTCAATCCACCGTATTTGATATGTATTCTTTGTAAGTTTTAATGTTGATAGAATTTCTATATCAACTGTATTTTGATTTTTAATTTTTTCTCTATAATTATCCTTAACTAAATATTGATCTACTTTTGTAGCAACATTTGAAGTCATAAAAGCATTAGCTTCTATCGAATTTTTTTTAAATAAAACTAAATCACTTGGTAAAAATCTTGATTTAGTAATAAAATTATCTAAAAAATATTCAATCGCTTGTTCATTTGGCTTATATTGTTTCTTAGATAAATCATTCGCATAGCCATAAATCGTATAATTATTATGATCTTTCTCTACAATATATGTTCTTATATTAGTTTTTATAGAAATAGCTCCAATTAT
Proteins encoded:
- a CDS encoding type IV secretion system protein, with the protein product MFSWKNKNKKKVNSTMEQTPHDRYFDIAKANDNKRRIIFILLLLQLVSLFIIGAISIKTNIRTYIVEKDHNNYTIYGYANDLSKKQYKPNEQAIEYFLDNFITKSRFLPSDLVLFKKNSIEANAFMTSNVATKVDQYLVKDNYREKIKNQNTVDIEILSTLKLTKNTYQIRWIENIYDSTGKLKQKNLMVGVLTINIDRPKNVEEIKYNPLGIYITDISQSMEQQQKIK
- a CDS encoding TrbG/VirB9 family P-type conjugative transfer protein — its product is MKKIILIFFLVASSFTYSKTINLVKEAKNKEITKVIFQKDVKYLIYAMPLRQTIINFGNEKVEYAETGDNVQWSVMEDINSIRIKPTDINLKTDLLVKTNENTYYFIVSSYHNFYNPIINFLYPQKIENQIRRRKEQEVPLSVINLEELNNAYTVSREYNWTPVQIFDDGQKTYFIMNPHIQEMPVFLTRTEDRNYALVNFRIKQTNNGLNIMVIDRIFKEGVLKLGKKQVVIKNKNYKF